From the Apis cerana isolate GH-2021 linkage group LG3, AcerK_1.0, whole genome shotgun sequence genome, one window contains:
- the LOC107997261 gene encoding myeloid differentiation primary response protein MyD88-A isoform X2, producing MPLLISHPDPTAYILTYWKKKQKNITIKDFQNLLEKIDRWDILDDTLKLFVRDGEKYLEQLQKSQTSAEKIENDTEIEILTIDDFYRKEQGLSEQNYDAFILYADEDIKFANEMVDKLEKEYNLKLCLKDQLLGGITFEHEAVMKLISERCNRLIVIISPNFLKSSANKFFLNYAQALGIGSQQRKIIPCLYERCQLPPQLQFMVILDYNKLVSYNFWEKLRDSIQISNKIKENLNIFPIKNDSNLNVNNENDKDKQNTNNVERKVEIEKLQIQNKKKTFDTKENSNQFEFVSINNNSKDNNKKHNHFLLWSKMWSKKGENNKKDASITKTISLPSIESLDTLNSSRELIEKKNKTRLIDKYIKKCNLLS from the exons ATGCCCTTACTTATATCACATCCAGATCCAACtgcatatattttaacatattggaaaaaaaaacaaaaaaatattacaattaaggattttcaaaatttgttagaaaaaatCGATAGATGGGATATCTTAGATGATACATTAAAGCTTTTTg TAAGAGatggtgaaaaatatttggaacaaTTACAAAAGTCTCAAACATCagctgaaaaaattgaaaatgacactgaaatagaaattcttaCTATAG atgatTTCTATAGGAAAGAGCAAGGACTATCGGAACAAAATTATgatgcatttatattatatgctgatgaagatattaaatttgctAATGAAATGGTGGATAAACTTGAAaaggaatataatttgaag cTTTGTTTAAAAGATCAATTACTTGGTGGAATTACATTTGAACATGAAGcagtaatgaaattaatatcagaACGCTGTAATAGgcttattgttattatatcaccaaattttcttaaaagttcagcaaataaattctttctgaATTATGCTCAAGCATTGGGCATTG GAAGCCAACAAAGAAAGATCATACCATGTTTATATGAAAGATGTCAATTACCACctcaattacaatttatggtcatattagattataataaattggtttcatataatttttgggaaaaattaagagattccatacaaatatcaaataaaataaaagaaaatctaaatatttttcccatAAAAAATGACAGCAATCTGAatgtgaataatgaaaatgataaagataaacaaaatacaaataatgtaGAAAGAAAGGTTGAAATAGAAAAGcttcaaatacaaaataaaaaaaaaacatttgataCAAAGGAAAATTCAAACCAATTTGAATTTGtcagtataaataataattcaaaggataataataaaaaacacaaTCATTTTTTACTATGGTCTAAAATGTGGtctaaaaaaggagaaaataataaaaaagatgcttcaattacaaaaacaaTTAGTTTACCATCTATTGAATCTTTGGATACATTAAATTCATCAAgagaattaatagaaaaaaagaataaaacaagacttatagataaatatataaaaaagtgcaatttattaagttaa
- the LOC107997263 gene encoding uncharacterized protein LOC107997263 isoform X1 has protein sequence MGITVSIKHAKIISIDDPQRSPSIKSRPNISANRRVLRTTRALKEIRYLRKTVKLIIPKAPFARLVRYIIIDLFPNSDVDRIQASALEALQEAVEAYIVQFFEDCTLLSQHAKRVTLQIQDVILLRRLRGRDDIINR, from the exons atggGAATAACTGTGTCAATTAAGCAtgcaaaaattat atcaaTTGATGATCCACAAAGATCACCTAGCATAAAGTCTAGA ccaaATATATCAGCAAACAGACGTGTACTTCGGACAACGCGAgctttaaaagaaattcgatatttaagaaaaactgtaaaattgattataccAAAAGCTCCTTTTGCTCGTTTagttagatatattattatagatttatttcctAATAGTGATGTAGAcag AATTCAAGCATCTGCACTTGAAGCATTGCAAGAAGCAGTTGAAGCAtatattgttcaattttttgaagacTGCACATTATTGTCACAACATGCAAAACGCGTAACTCTTCAAATTCaagatgtaattttattgCGTCGACTTAGAGGAAgggatgatattataaatagataa
- the LOC107997263 gene encoding histone H3-like centromeric protein A isoform X2: MVRRKNNPRSIDDPQRSPSIKSRPNISANRRVLRTTRALKEIRYLRKTVKLIIPKAPFARLVRYIIIDLFPNSDVDRIQASALEALQEAVEAYIVQFFEDCTLLSQHAKRVTLQIQDVILLRRLRGRDDIINR; this comes from the exons atggtTCGTCGAAAAAATAATCCGAG atcaaTTGATGATCCACAAAGATCACCTAGCATAAAGTCTAGA ccaaATATATCAGCAAACAGACGTGTACTTCGGACAACGCGAgctttaaaagaaattcgatatttaagaaaaactgtaaaattgattataccAAAAGCTCCTTTTGCTCGTTTagttagatatattattatagatttatttcctAATAGTGATGTAGAcag AATTCAAGCATCTGCACTTGAAGCATTGCAAGAAGCAGTTGAAGCAtatattgttcaattttttgaagacTGCACATTATTGTCACAACATGCAAAACGCGTAACTCTTCAAATTCaagatgtaattttattgCGTCGACTTAGAGGAAgggatgatattataaatagataa
- the LOC107997261 gene encoding myeloid differentiation primary response protein MyD88-A isoform X1, with product MTIDLSTVPLVALSIESTQVISSLLNSPKVLPCENKLPRDWRGLAHLCELGGELMPLLISHPDPTAYILTYWKKKQKNITIKDFQNLLEKIDRWDILDDTLKLFVRDGEKYLEQLQKSQTSAEKIENDTEIEILTIDDFYRKEQGLSEQNYDAFILYADEDIKFANEMVDKLEKEYNLKLCLKDQLLGGITFEHEAVMKLISERCNRLIVIISPNFLKSSANKFFLNYAQALGIGSQQRKIIPCLYERCQLPPQLQFMVILDYNKLVSYNFWEKLRDSIQISNKIKENLNIFPIKNDSNLNVNNENDKDKQNTNNVERKVEIEKLQIQNKKKTFDTKENSNQFEFVSINNNSKDNNKKHNHFLLWSKMWSKKGENNKKDASITKTISLPSIESLDTLNSSRELIEKKNKTRLIDKYIKKCNLLS from the exons atgacAATTGATTTATCAACAGTACCACTTGTTGCTTTATCTATCGAATCTACACAAgttatttcatcattattaaattcgcCAAAAGTTCTTCCTTGCGAAAATAAATTACCaag agATTGGAGAGGTCTCGCTCATTTATGCGAATTAGGCGGAGAATTAATGCCCTTACTTATATCACATCCAGATCCAACtgcatatattttaacatattggaaaaaaaaacaaaaaaatattacaattaaggattttcaaaatttgttagaaaaaatCGATAGATGGGATATCTTAGATGATACATTAAAGCTTTTTg TAAGAGatggtgaaaaatatttggaacaaTTACAAAAGTCTCAAACATCagctgaaaaaattgaaaatgacactgaaatagaaattcttaCTATAG atgatTTCTATAGGAAAGAGCAAGGACTATCGGAACAAAATTATgatgcatttatattatatgctgatgaagatattaaatttgctAATGAAATGGTGGATAAACTTGAAaaggaatataatttgaag cTTTGTTTAAAAGATCAATTACTTGGTGGAATTACATTTGAACATGAAGcagtaatgaaattaatatcagaACGCTGTAATAGgcttattgttattatatcaccaaattttcttaaaagttcagcaaataaattctttctgaATTATGCTCAAGCATTGGGCATTG GAAGCCAACAAAGAAAGATCATACCATGTTTATATGAAAGATGTCAATTACCACctcaattacaatttatggtcatattagattataataaattggtttcatataatttttgggaaaaattaagagattccatacaaatatcaaataaaataaaagaaaatctaaatatttttcccatAAAAAATGACAGCAATCTGAatgtgaataatgaaaatgataaagataaacaaaatacaaataatgtaGAAAGAAAGGTTGAAATAGAAAAGcttcaaatacaaaataaaaaaaaaacatttgataCAAAGGAAAATTCAAACCAATTTGAATTTGtcagtataaataataattcaaaggataataataaaaaacacaaTCATTTTTTACTATGGTCTAAAATGTGGtctaaaaaaggagaaaataataaaaaagatgcttcaattacaaaaacaaTTAGTTTACCATCTATTGAATCTTTGGATACATTAAATTCATCAAgagaattaatagaaaaaaagaataaaacaagacttatagataaatatataaaaaagtgcaatttattaagttaa